A section of the Humulus lupulus chromosome 2, drHumLupu1.1, whole genome shotgun sequence genome encodes:
- the LOC133815658 gene encoding S-protein homolog 6-like has translation MKLFEKKALSLIYLLLIMISSSLIEAARVNLQSTNNGNNENSSGDEKIGGVFVYKTTVQIFNNLDNQNQLTVHCKSADDDLGAHVVANNQDYEFKFRINFTGTTLFFCGLTWVGGTGSYDIFKASRDSFRCASKCVWRAHNDGIYGFKEGSNQTTADIIYKWS, from the coding sequence ATGAAGTTGTTTGAGAAAAAAGCTTTGTCATTGATTTACTTACTACTGATTATGATTTCATCATCACTCATAGAAGCAGCGAGAGTGAATCTTCAGTCTACAAATAATGGCAACAATGAGAATTCTAGCGGTGATGAAAAAATCGGAGGCGTATTCGTATATAAAACGACGGTTCAAATTTTCAACAATTTGGACAATCAAAACCAACTTACAGTTCATTGCAAGTCCGCTGATGATGATTTAGGTGCTCATGTTGTGGCCAACAATCAAGATTACGAGTTTAAATTCCGAATCAATTTTACGGGTACTACTTTGTTTTTCTGTGGTCTTACCTGGGTTGGTGGAACAGGATCCTATGATATTTTTAAAGCAAGCAGGGATTCATTCAGATGTGCCTCAAAGTGTGTTTGGAGGGCTCATAATGATGGAATTTATGGCTTCAAAGAGGGTTCAAATCAAACAACTGCTGATATTATTTACAAATGGTCTTAA